Part of the Syntrophotaleaceae bacterium genome, CGGCGTGAACCTGCACAACGTCTGGTACCGCGGCACGGTCGAGTTCCGCTGGTTCGAGGGGACGCTCCACGCGGGAAAGGTGAAAGCCTACGTCCAACTGGTCCTGGCCGTGGCGGCCAAGGCGCTGAACGGCCGGGCCGCATCGAGCCGCAAGAGGTCCTTCGACCCGCAGAGCGCCCGGTACGACTTCCGGGTCTTCCTGCTCCACCTGGGGCTCATCGGTGATGAGTTCAAGACCGCGCGCAAGCATCTGATCGCCGCCCTGCCGGGGGACTCGGCATTCAAACGCGGCAGGGTGAAACCAAATGAACAACCCGCCGACAAGGCGGAACCCTTCACGGAGGCCGGGCCCGACAATCCGGCAGGACAGCCGGATTGGACGCGCCAAGGGCGCGCCCGAAGGGCGAGGGCCATGGATGGCCCGAGTCAAACCCGGCCTCCGGCGTTTTCGGGGGACGAGACCGGCGGGACGCAAGGAGGTGCGTCATGAGAGTGCTGATCCGAAACATCGCCATCGACGGGCGGCCGCTTGAAGGTGACGGCGAGGTCTTCACCGGGGCGACGGTGACCGACGTGGTCCTGGCCATGAAAGGAGCCACTCTCTTTTCCGACCAGCGGGACCTCGAGGATTACATCGACATGGTCCTGCGCAACGCCAAGATGCTGTCCGGCGTCGAGCTTACGGTCCGGGGCGATACGCCCGAGGAAAAGGCCGCATCCTTTTTAGATGCATTGATCAAACACGGCCTTGCCGAGGTGCAGGACGACAAACCCGCGCGGATACTGATTCCCGCCCTGGTCTGGCAGGGCATCGACGCGGTCCGACTCTCCGGGCAGACCAACATGCTCGACCGACCGGTCGTCGCCCGGCTGGCCGGGGAGCTCGGCTGGCCCGACGCCGCGCGCTGGATCGAGGAGCACCCGAAGGAATACGCCGAGGGCGTCTTCCGCGGGTTCATCGTCGATCCGCAGGGAGGGAAATCCTGATGTGCGGGCTCGCGGGAGTCATCTTCGGAAATAAGCGGCGGCGCGCCGAGGAGCGGGAGTATCTCGCCTGGCTCTTTACCCGCTTGCTTGTATTGAGCGAGGAGCGCGGGCCCCATGCCACCGGCGCGGCTTGGCTCGATATCGACGGATGCCACCGTCTCTTCAAACGCCCGGTGACGGCCGAGCGGTTTGTCACGGACAAGGCCTTCGCCGAACTCCTGGCCGGCATAAACAACCGCGCCACGCTTCTGCTCGGCCATACCCGGTGGCGCACCCGAGGGGACGAGCGGGTCAACAGCAACAACCACCCGATCCGCGCCGGGGAGGTGATCGGCACCCACAACGGCACCATTTACAACGCCGACTACCTGTTCCGGCGCTGGAAGATGCGGCGCTTCGCCGAGGTGGACAGCGAGATTCTGTTCCGCCTGGCCGCGAACGCCGCGCGGGACGGTGCTATGGATATCGAGCGGTTCAAAGCCCGGCTCCGACGCTGTCGGGGTCAGATCACCGCCGTCATCGCCTGCCGGACCGACCCGCAAACCGTCATCGTGCTCAAGGGCAACCGACCGCTGGAACTGCGCTGGCATCCCCGCCGCAAAGCGGTTCTCTACGCTTCGGACCCCGCATACCTCGACGCCGTGCTGGCGGAGGAAAAAGGCTGGCGTGAGATTGCGGTCCCGCCCATGAGCCTGGTGGTGTTCCGGCGCGAGGACCTGGCCGCGTACTCGATGGAGCCCTTCGAGTTCGTCGCCCAGGAGAGAAAGGGCGCGGAGCCATGACAGACACTCCAATGAACCTCATGAACCAGGCAATGAACCCAACAGAACCCTTGAAGCCGAACACAAACGGAATGCTGAGACTCTTCGTCTACGGCACACTGAAGCGCGGTTTCTGGAACCACGACCGATTCTGCCGGGGAGTCCTGGCGGTGGAGGACGCCGTCGTCCGCGGCCGCCTCTTCGAGACATCCTCCGGAATCCCCGTCCTGGAGGTCCCGGAGGAGGACATCCTTGCCGTCGGGACCACCAACCCGCTCGCCGACGTGGCCACACAAGCGCAGGTGACGGCCCGCATGTCCAATCCCGAGCCAACCCCCGACCGGCTCCCGAAGAAGGGCACAGGCGCGCCCTGGGGCCCCGTGTACGGGGAGCTTCTTGCCTTCGACGATCCCGAAACCCGCCTTCCGGCCATCGACCGGCTGGAGGGGTTTCACCCTGGCGGTCCCTGCCTCTACCGCCGCGTCCTGACTTCGGCGCAGGTCCACGGAATCGTGCTTCCGGCATGGCTCTATGTGGTGGGGGATCGCTGGACCGGGAGTTTCAGAGAGCTATCCGGTGGGGTCTGGCGCTGAAAACCCATAAAAGCACAAGCCCAAGTCAGAAGGATGGCGCGGTGAAATCCCAGAAAAGCGATATTTCACCGTTTGTCCTTGACTGAAGAGGGCCACTTGTGTATACTTTGGTCTGGTTTCGTTGGTGTTCGTAGGCATCTGACTGACCTGCCTGTCGTGACACTTTCGACACAGGCAGAACCTGTCTAAGAGGGACGAAATGACCGCTGAAGAACGATGGGTCGGGGTCGAGGATGTTGCCAAGCATCTCGGTGTCAACAAGGACTCCGTATATCGATGGATAGAGAAGATGGGGTTGCCGGCCCATCGTGTCGGACGGCTTTTCCGGTTCAAGATCTCGGAAGTCGACGATTGGGTACGTGCCGGCGGAGCGAGTGAGGCAGGCGACCCATCTGCTACGGAAAAGAAAACTGATGACTAAGCCACTTAACAAAACAAAACAGGCTGAGAGAGCTGCGGGAAAAGTCGAGGACGCCTCTCGAAGAAAGGGGACGATCACCCCACCGCTTTACAGCAGCAAGATTATTAAGGCGGGGGCTCTTCTTCCGGACACGAAAGCTCTTTTGTCTGCATGGGACCCAGCCCTGTCCGTCAGTGAGAACCTCCAGCGCGTGCGTCGTCAGAACCTCTTGGGAAAAACGTCGCGGTCCCGTGCAGAGGATATCTTGGCGATTTTCCGGCAACGGTATCTGGTTGAAGAGCCGGTTGCTCGGGCTCTAGCGACTATTGTGAGCCGTCAGTCCAACGGCAACACCCTTGACCGGATTCTGTATTTCCATGCAGTGCGCGCTGACTCGCTCTTGCGCGATGTGGTAATTGAGCTGCTGGTGCCGCATTGGTCACGGGGCGTCATGGAGATTGATGTCCGGGAGATTGAATTGGCGCTGCGAAAATGGGTTGAAGAGGGAAAAACTTCAGGTCCTTGGGGGGATTCCACTGTACGACGCGTCACGCAAGGCGTGCTCTCAACGCTCCGTGATTTTGGCGTCCTTCAGGGAGCGGTCAATAAACGCATTGCCCCAGCCTACCTGTCCGTCCAAGCCTTCGCGTACATCGCGTTTTACCTGAAGCAACACCAACCATCGGGAGCCAAACTGCTTGATCTTGTCGATTGGAAACTGTTCTTCCTACCCCGCGAGGGAGTGGAGCGGTTCTTTCTGGAAGCGCATCAGCATGGACTGCTTGAATACCACGTTGCGGGCAGTGTCACTCGCCTGAGCTTTCCCGTAGAAACCCTTGAGGAGTATGCAAATGTCCTCACTCAATAATCGAATTGAACTCCTCGAGAACGACCTGAAGGCGAATCCTCCTCGGATCAGCGTCTACCATGATCTGCCATTCGCCATTTTTCGCTATGACCCGGAGGAAGAGTGGACGATTCGGCGGGAAGCACGATTGCTGGCAACGCGGCTGGAAGAAGCGGGCAGAAAAACATGCATCGTCCACATGTCTGACCTCTTATGGAAGGCAATTCAGGAAAGCGAAGGAATTGATGCGGTAGTCGAGCTTGAGAATGAGCGAGGCTTTCTTGAAGCCCAGGAGCAGATGACCACGTACTTGTCCGACCGTGACTGGCGGCCTTTGGCCGGTCTTCTGACAGAGCATCTTCAATCCCTGGATGCTGCAACTCAGGTGGTCTTCTTGATGCGGGCGGCGGCAATGGCACCCGGTATCTATCACATGTCCAAGTTGCTCGATCAGATGCAGGGCAAAACATCATTGACCACGATCCTTTTCTATCCCGGTTCTATCGAAGGGACAACAGGCTTGAGGTTCATGGCCCTTAAAGACCGTGATGCATTAGGAAACTACCGGGTGAAAATTTATGGATAGGACTCAAGGAGAGCACATGAAAACGATTGGCAACCTCCTGTCGCGGGATTTGAGTCGGAAGATCGAAGAGATCATCCAGGTCGATCAAACCGACGAGCAGTCCGTGTATTCGGAAATCACCGAGTACATTGCCACGGACAGCATTCGCGATCAGTACGCGGCTCTCCTAAAAGCCGTTGCAGAGGCCCCGACGGAACCCCATGAAAGCGTCGGCGTCTGGGTTTCCGGTTTTTTCGGCTCAGGCAAGAGCTCATTCGCAAAGAATTTCGGGTATGCGTTGGAGAACAGAAAGGTCCTTGGACAGGATTTCTCGGCCCTGTTCAAACAGCAGATCCGTGATGAGCAGGTCCGTAATCTGCTTGACCTTATCAATACCCGCTTTCCCACCGAGGTCATCCTTTTCGACATCGCCAAGGAGCAGGACACTCGCCGCGTCACACAACGCATCGCCGAGTTTATCTACACCGCCCTGCTCAGAGAGCTCGACTACGCTGAAGATTTCGATATCGCAGAACTTGAGATCGAACTCGAAGCGGAGGGCAAACTGGAACAGTTCATCGCCAAATGCAAACAAATCCACAGTCAGGAGTGGCGTATCGTCCGCAAAGGCGCACAACGGCTATCGCGGGCAAGCGCTGTTCTTCACGCCCTTGATCCAGTGACCTATCCAGCCGCCGATTCATGGGCGCATACCCAACGCAGTCGTGATGCGGCAATCAGCGTGAGCAAGGTTGTACACCGCACGTTCGAACTCTTTGGCCGCAGGCGTCCTGGGAAGGCGCTGGTTCTGGTTATCGATGAGGTCGGCCAA contains:
- a CDS encoding amidoligase family protein; this encodes LQEVVRALRACGAKVDDRCGIHVHVDATAFDGRTLGNLAKIVYKQEALILTALGVNETRRRNYSKPVSDDLIAQIERRRPRTRDQLNHIWYGYHNRQPQHYDSTRYHGVNLHNVWYRGTVEFRWFEGTLHAGKVKAYVQLVLAVAAKALNGRAASSRKRSFDPQSARYDFRVFLLHLGLIGDEFKTARKHLIAALPGDSAFKRGRVKPNEQPADKAEPFTEAGPDNPAGQPDWTRQGRARRARAMDGPSQTRPPAFSGDETGGTQGGAS
- a CDS encoding DUF5049 domain-containing protein — protein: MRVLIRNIAIDGRPLEGDGEVFTGATVTDVVLAMKGATLFSDQRDLEDYIDMVLRNAKMLSGVELTVRGDTPEEKAASFLDALIKHGLAEVQDDKPARILIPALVWQGIDAVRLSGQTNMLDRPVVARLAGELGWPDAARWIEEHPKEYAEGVFRGFIVDPQGGKS
- a CDS encoding glucosamine 6-phosphate synthetase, with protein sequence MCGLAGVIFGNKRRRAEEREYLAWLFTRLLVLSEERGPHATGAAWLDIDGCHRLFKRPVTAERFVTDKAFAELLAGINNRATLLLGHTRWRTRGDERVNSNNHPIRAGEVIGTHNGTIYNADYLFRRWKMRRFAEVDSEILFRLAANAARDGAMDIERFKARLRRCRGQITAVIACRTDPQTVIVLKGNRPLELRWHPRRKAVLYASDPAYLDAVLAEEKGWREIAVPPMSLVVFRREDLAAYSMEPFEFVAQERKGAEP
- a CDS encoding gamma-glutamylcyclotransferase family protein; this encodes MNLMNQAMNPTEPLKPNTNGMLRLFVYGTLKRGFWNHDRFCRGVLAVEDAVVRGRLFETSSGIPVLEVPEEDILAVGTTNPLADVATQAQVTARMSNPEPTPDRLPKKGTGAPWGPVYGELLAFDDPETRLPAIDRLEGFHPGGPCLYRRVLTSAQVHGIVLPAWLYVVGDRWTGSFRELSGGVWR
- a CDS encoding helix-turn-helix domain-containing protein codes for the protein MTAEERWVGVEDVAKHLGVNKDSVYRWIEKMGLPAHRVGRLFRFKISEVDDWVRAGGASEAGDPSATEKKTDD
- a CDS encoding DUF1819 family protein → MTKPLNKTKQAERAAGKVEDASRRKGTITPPLYSSKIIKAGALLPDTKALLSAWDPALSVSENLQRVRRQNLLGKTSRSRAEDILAIFRQRYLVEEPVARALATIVSRQSNGNTLDRILYFHAVRADSLLRDVVIELLVPHWSRGVMEIDVREIELALRKWVEEGKTSGPWGDSTVRRVTQGVLSTLRDFGVLQGAVNKRIAPAYLSVQAFAYIAFYLKQHQPSGAKLLDLVDWKLFFLPREGVERFFLEAHQHGLLEYHVAGSVTRLSFPVETLEEYANVLTQ
- a CDS encoding DUF1788 domain-containing protein, producing MSSLNNRIELLENDLKANPPRISVYHDLPFAIFRYDPEEEWTIRREARLLATRLEEAGRKTCIVHMSDLLWKAIQESEGIDAVVELENERGFLEAQEQMTTYLSDRDWRPLAGLLTEHLQSLDAATQVVFLMRAAAMAPGIYHMSKLLDQMQGKTSLTTILFYPGSIEGTTGLRFMALKDRDALGNYRVKIYG